One genomic segment of Virgibacillus doumboii includes these proteins:
- a CDS encoding MalY/PatB family protein produces the protein MGIFEKVHNRKNTRSVKWDMLKPVFQTDDVLPMWVADMDFQAPQAVNDALKARAEHGIYGYTIIDDDVKNAIINWVGKRHDWSIKQEWLSFSPGVVASLQIAIQAFTEPNDKVLIQTPVYTPFYSVIEKHDRNIVKNPLVQKDNYYHIDFDDFEAKLKQGVKAFILCSPHNPVGRVWTKDELEKMAELCLKHDVLILSDEIHGDLVYPGQKHIPLASISDKIAEQTVTFMSPSKTFNLAGLQASYIITPNKEKRDALNEHLGRQGHHMLNTMGNTALEAAYTKGEEWLEALRNVLKENQEYVTTMLEEKTDVLKVTRSEGTYLLWIDCSAMNMDNKALKKFMIENAKVGLNAGVDYGEEGETFMRINIACPRETLEEGVGRIIKAVNNR, from the coding sequence ATGGGAATATTTGAGAAAGTTCACAATCGGAAGAATACCCGCTCGGTAAAATGGGATATGCTGAAACCTGTATTCCAGACTGATGATGTGCTTCCAATGTGGGTAGCTGACATGGATTTCCAGGCACCACAAGCTGTTAACGATGCATTAAAAGCACGGGCCGAACATGGTATCTATGGGTACACCATTATCGATGACGATGTAAAAAATGCCATTATAAATTGGGTTGGGAAACGCCATGACTGGAGTATCAAACAGGAATGGCTTTCATTCAGTCCAGGTGTCGTAGCAAGCCTGCAAATAGCAATCCAGGCATTCACTGAACCAAACGATAAAGTTTTGATTCAAACGCCTGTGTATACCCCATTTTACAGTGTAATTGAAAAGCATGACAGAAATATTGTTAAAAATCCACTTGTTCAAAAAGATAATTATTACCACATTGATTTCGACGACTTTGAAGCGAAACTGAAACAGGGAGTAAAGGCATTTATTTTATGTTCACCGCACAACCCTGTTGGCAGGGTCTGGACTAAAGATGAACTGGAGAAAATGGCAGAACTGTGTTTAAAGCATGATGTACTTATTTTATCTGATGAGATTCACGGTGATCTCGTATATCCGGGACAGAAGCATATTCCGCTTGCATCTATTTCAGATAAAATAGCCGAACAGACGGTAACGTTTATGTCACCGTCCAAAACGTTTAATCTGGCTGGACTGCAGGCATCCTATATTATTACACCGAATAAAGAAAAACGAGATGCTTTAAATGAACATCTCGGCAGACAAGGCCATCATATGTTAAATACAATGGGGAATACTGCTCTGGAAGCTGCCTACACAAAAGGTGAAGAATGGCTTGAAGCGTTAAGAAACGTATTGAAAGAAAACCAGGAGTATGTAACAACAATGCTCGAAGAAAAAACGGATGTCCTGAAAGTTACCCGGTCAGAGGGAACATACCTTTTATGGATTGATTGCAGCGCTATGAATATGGACAACAAAGCACTCAAAAAATTCATGATTGAAAATGCCAAAGTTGGACTTAACGCCGGGGTTGATTATGGCGAAGAAGGCGAAACCTTCATGCGGATAAACATCGCATGTCCAAGGGAAACGCTGGAGGAAGGCGTCGGGCGTATTATCAAAGCTGTCAATAATAGGTAA
- a CDS encoding RNA polymerase sigma factor: MEEEDIISLAKAKDEQAFEWIVKKYKPVIEKFAFQFGIKQEYISDVVQETFIKVYRKIHLYHQGKFSTWVYQITLNVARDFHRRKKRNLNIMKNSVQLYDHSIGYLFEKEEHLLLHDYIQKLEQKYKLPIILYYFHDKPYDEIAIILNIKLSVVKTRIYRGKKRLKQMYEPDLNEEVKKHG, encoded by the coding sequence ATGGAAGAAGAGGACATCATCAGCCTTGCTAAAGCAAAAGATGAGCAGGCTTTTGAATGGATTGTTAAAAAATATAAACCAGTTATTGAAAAATTTGCATTCCAATTTGGAATAAAACAGGAATATATCAGTGATGTTGTTCAGGAAACGTTTATAAAAGTGTATCGGAAAATTCATCTCTATCATCAAGGAAAATTTTCAACGTGGGTTTATCAGATAACGTTGAATGTGGCAAGAGACTTTCACCGTAGAAAAAAACGCAATCTTAATATTATGAAAAATTCTGTTCAGTTATATGATCATTCGATTGGTTATTTGTTCGAAAAAGAAGAACACTTGCTTCTTCATGATTACATCCAGAAGTTAGAACAAAAATATAAGCTTCCCATTATTCTCTATTATTTTCACGATAAGCCTTATGATGAAATTGCTATTATTTTAAACATAAAATTGTCAGTGGTGAAGACGAGGATTTATCGTGGAAAGAAACGTTTAAAGCAAATGTATGAGCCGGATTTGAATGAGGAGGTGAAGAAGCATGGATGA
- a CDS encoding AAA family ATPase, which translates to MDAFQKLKQAKETINQVIVGQNEVIDLLFTALLSKGHVILESVPGSGKTKLARTFAKVIDGQFSRIQFTPDVLPSDVTGIRFFNPKTQEFEMMVGPVKTNILLADEINRATPRTQSSLLEVMEEQQTTIDGTTVKIPSPFLVIATQNPIESNQGTFPLPEAQLDRFLMKIKMDYPAFEQEKDILLNQRTSDPLDDVSSILTMDDIVSLQQEVQQVNISDVVLDYLLKLVRKTREHKDIELGVSSRAALALMHAAQARAFINGRDFVKPQDIKPIAQYVFTHRVILSMEGSIRHEKSEVVQEVIESVDVPVEAETVR; encoded by the coding sequence ATGGATGCATTTCAAAAACTCAAACAAGCGAAAGAAACAATAAATCAGGTAATCGTAGGTCAAAACGAGGTTATTGACTTACTGTTCACTGCACTACTCAGCAAAGGACATGTCATTCTCGAAAGTGTACCTGGATCAGGAAAGACAAAACTGGCCAGGACATTTGCCAAAGTTATCGATGGACAGTTCAGCCGTATTCAGTTTACACCTGACGTTCTTCCCAGCGATGTTACCGGAATCCGTTTTTTCAATCCGAAAACACAGGAATTTGAAATGATGGTCGGTCCTGTCAAAACAAACATTTTACTTGCTGATGAGATTAACCGGGCAACACCACGAACACAGTCAAGTCTTCTTGAAGTAATGGAAGAACAGCAAACAACCATTGATGGAACAACAGTAAAAATACCATCACCTTTTTTGGTGATTGCCACTCAAAATCCAATCGAGTCCAACCAGGGAACTTTTCCATTACCGGAAGCACAACTTGATCGTTTTCTAATGAAGATAAAAATGGATTACCCTGCCTTTGAACAGGAAAAAGATATTTTATTGAATCAGCGTACCAGTGATCCGTTAGATGATGTCAGTTCGATTTTGACAATGGATGATATTGTTTCCTTACAGCAGGAAGTGCAGCAAGTAAATATATCAGACGTTGTTTTGGATTATTTGCTGAAACTAGTCCGTAAAACACGTGAACACAAAGATATTGAACTTGGGGTCAGTTCCCGGGCAGCGTTAGCATTAATGCATGCTGCACAGGCACGTGCTTTTATTAACGGACGTGACTTTGTTAAACCGCAGGATATCAAGCCAATTGCCCAGTACGTGTTCACGCACCGGGTAATTCTTTCTATGGAAGGATCAATCCGGCATGAGAAATCCGAAGTTGTGCAGGAAGTTATTGAATCTGTCGATGTACCTGTAGAAGCGGAGACAGTTCGATAA
- a CDS encoding kinase-associated lipoprotein B — translation MATVSVGEIVLAKYNSGKYIGEVLEDRGDRYLVKVMAVEKHPMQGDLHNLGETEGVFFHDRKALAHYEKMNIPKSAVRPHEGEVPDYRASLQEALGNLKQKLSEKDNEYSRKSLERLKHLEENDYTKSYYN, via the coding sequence ATGGCAACAGTTTCTGTTGGAGAAATCGTTCTTGCTAAATATAATTCAGGCAAATATATAGGCGAGGTTTTGGAAGACAGGGGTGATCGCTACCTGGTTAAAGTAATGGCGGTTGAAAAACATCCGATGCAGGGTGACCTGCATAATTTGGGTGAAACAGAAGGAGTCTTTTTTCATGATCGTAAGGCACTGGCCCATTATGAAAAAATGAATATACCCAAGTCTGCAGTCAGACCACACGAAGGAGAGGTCCCGGACTACCGAGCATCTTTGCAGGAAGCGTTGGGAAACCTGAAGCAGAAGCTTTCCGAAAAAGATAATGAATACAGCAGGAAATCACTTGAAAGACTTAAACATCTTGAAGAAAATGACTATACAAAGAGCTACTATAACTAA
- a CDS encoding biotin transporter BioY, whose protein sequence is MKDLRPVDLTFGAVFVCLMAVGANITVWFPMLAVPIGGASVPLSLQTFFATLAGLMLGKKLGSISMITYILVGTAGVPVFAKMLGGPMPLISPTGGFIISFIFIAFFVGLIAELSKKPSIIVYTAAALVGLIFNYGIGVTYMYLAMNTWLELQISYQVAWAGMIPFLVKDTALACLSAVFMVSLAKRIPSRWTTVKTQG, encoded by the coding sequence ATGAAAGATTTACGTCCAGTCGATTTAACGTTTGGTGCGGTATTTGTTTGCCTGATGGCTGTTGGAGCAAATATAACCGTTTGGTTTCCAATGCTTGCAGTACCAATTGGCGGTGCATCTGTTCCATTATCATTACAGACTTTTTTTGCCACTTTGGCCGGATTAATGCTTGGTAAAAAGCTTGGCAGCATTTCCATGATTACATATATTTTGGTTGGCACTGCCGGGGTGCCCGTATTTGCAAAAATGTTGGGAGGTCCTATGCCGCTCATCTCGCCAACCGGAGGATTTATTATTTCATTTATATTTATTGCCTTTTTTGTCGGGCTGATTGCCGAGCTGAGCAAAAAACCTTCAATCATAGTATACACCGCAGCAGCTCTTGTCGGACTTATTTTTAATTATGGTATTGGTGTAACTTACATGTATCTTGCTATGAATACTTGGCTGGAACTTCAGATCTCCTACCAGGTTGCATGGGCAGGTATGATTCCTTTTCTCGTTAAAGATACCGCCCTGGCATGTTTGTCGGCAGTATTTATGGTCAGTCTTGCAAAACGCATTCCATCACGATGGACAACTGTTAAGACTCAGGGATAA
- a CDS encoding superoxide dismutase family protein, which translates to MRLFIAVLFLILTVACQSNEETTRTIDMFNSSGDMIGTAKLSESSDGVNVKLKLEGLEPGYHGIHVHEYPKCEGPDFKSAGSHLNPEGKEHGLMHPEGPHLGDLPNIEADSGGLVDAELMLAGATLMEGKKSLLKGQGTSLVIHEGQDDGISQPGGNSGARTACGKIAKNPDESKESPTDPTKYNKEQEK; encoded by the coding sequence ATGAGGCTATTTATTGCAGTATTATTTCTTATACTGACAGTTGCGTGTCAATCGAATGAAGAGACTACCCGAACAATTGATATGTTTAATTCCTCAGGGGATATGATCGGAACAGCAAAATTGTCTGAGAGTTCAGATGGTGTGAACGTAAAGTTGAAACTTGAAGGACTGGAGCCCGGGTATCATGGAATTCATGTTCATGAATATCCGAAATGTGAAGGACCGGACTTTAAAAGTGCGGGCAGCCATCTTAACCCGGAAGGAAAAGAACATGGGCTGATGCACCCAGAGGGTCCGCATTTGGGTGATTTACCTAATATTGAAGCGGATTCAGGCGGACTTGTTGATGCGGAATTAATGCTTGCCGGTGCAACGCTCATGGAAGGAAAAAAATCCCTGTTAAAGGGCCAGGGAACATCACTCGTTATTCATGAAGGTCAGGACGATGGGATAAGTCAGCCTGGTGGTAATTCCGGGGCCCGGACAGCATGTGGTAAAATAGCAAAAAATCCGGATGAGTCAAAAGAGTCACCGACTGATCCGACCAAGTATAATAAGGAACAGGAAAAATAA
- a CDS encoding DUF58 domain-containing protein: MQWKKELTSEKKLEHEIILALIILMAVASLYLDRALAFLFIGIISVYLLGLYLYNRHVGRNLILTMPNQSIRAFPDESMDLKLTIKNNSLIPYLNGYLSLSVKNHIINEDYLYIAGREENEYRIPVSLPGKSKIAVTIPFKALSRGAGRIKQIHFSFPNLLNFEKFTLDYTVYHNVEMIVYPILQAVKSAEEVTSLNFGEDFAINSPFEDRLQPLGTRDYVTSDPFRRIHWKASAKMQTLQTKTYERNRYIAWSIVVNISKKSRLGNTYINPELEELLSKTAYICRSLIEMGNQVEIYVNENGPVHLPDGRNINHLKKILSLLTRIENRFVVYPFTNMLYQLQQSHFQPRMMIFVGEHDENHNYYIEKLLSQGHRIFHVDDSYINPIAKGKDLYG, from the coding sequence ATGCAATGGAAAAAAGAATTAACTTCAGAAAAAAAGCTTGAGCATGAAATTATCCTGGCACTAATTATTTTGATGGCAGTTGCATCTTTGTATCTTGACCGCGCACTTGCATTTTTATTTATTGGTATAATTAGTGTTTATCTGCTTGGTCTGTATTTGTATAATCGTCATGTCGGCCGGAATTTAATCCTGACAATGCCGAATCAATCCATCAGGGCATTTCCCGATGAATCAATGGATTTAAAACTCACGATTAAAAATAATTCACTGATTCCTTACTTAAATGGTTATTTATCATTGTCAGTAAAAAATCACATAATTAATGAAGATTATTTGTACATTGCAGGGCGGGAAGAAAATGAATACCGAATACCTGTTTCACTTCCTGGAAAAAGTAAAATAGCTGTCACCATCCCATTTAAGGCTTTAAGTCGAGGAGCCGGACGTATCAAACAAATTCATTTTAGCTTTCCAAACCTGTTAAACTTTGAGAAATTTACACTCGATTATACGGTATACCATAATGTTGAAATGATCGTTTATCCAATACTTCAAGCGGTGAAGAGTGCAGAGGAAGTTACGAGCTTAAATTTCGGTGAGGATTTTGCCATTAATTCTCCATTTGAGGACAGGCTTCAGCCATTGGGTACAAGGGATTATGTAACTTCCGATCCATTTCGCCGTATTCATTGGAAAGCAAGCGCAAAAATGCAAACGCTGCAGACAAAAACGTATGAACGGAACCGTTATATTGCCTGGTCGATCGTTGTTAACATTTCGAAAAAAAGCCGGTTGGGAAATACATACATCAACCCGGAACTGGAGGAGCTTTTATCCAAAACAGCGTACATATGCCGCAGCCTTATAGAAATGGGCAATCAAGTTGAAATTTATGTGAATGAAAACGGTCCTGTCCATTTGCCTGATGGCCGCAACATCAATCACCTGAAAAAAATACTGAGTTTATTAACACGAATTGAGAACAGATTTGTTGTCTATCCGTTTACAAATATGCTTTACCAACTTCAGCAATCACATTTTCAGCCGCGCATGATGATATTTGTTGGTGAACATGATGAAAACCATAATTACTACATCGAAAAATTGCTCAGCCAGGGTCACCGTATCTTTCATGTCGATGATTCGTATATAAATCCTATTGCAAAAGGAAAAGATCTGTATGGTTAA
- a CDS encoding 3D domain-containing protein, with the protein MSMLFLGALFAALFSFSNGSVTDVKAWVAEGPEMSSEQNGSDVENRQLALKEKNLNVAKQQKRYISSEQIKGPKTLKEYKETFIEEQYPSVTVTATGYTAGVESTGKTPDHPQYGITYSGVKVKRDLYSTIAADLDIYPIGTVMFIPGYGYGVVADKGGAINGKKIDLYFETVEDVYSQWGKKTVDVYIIKHGDGNLTEKTLNKLNENDAMQVFRNQITKS; encoded by the coding sequence ATGTCCATGCTGTTCCTTGGGGCATTATTTGCAGCATTGTTTTCATTTTCAAATGGATCGGTCACAGATGTCAAAGCGTGGGTGGCGGAAGGTCCGGAAATGTCGTCTGAACAAAATGGAAGTGATGTTGAAAATAGACAGTTAGCTTTAAAGGAAAAGAATCTTAACGTAGCCAAACAACAAAAAAGATATATCTCGAGTGAACAAATTAAAGGTCCCAAAACATTGAAAGAGTATAAGGAAACATTCATTGAAGAACAATATCCAAGTGTGACCGTTACGGCGACCGGTTATACGGCAGGAGTGGAATCAACTGGTAAAACTCCCGATCATCCACAGTATGGGATAACTTATTCCGGAGTCAAGGTAAAAAGGGATTTGTACTCCACGATTGCTGCTGATTTGGATATTTATCCGATTGGAACCGTTATGTTTATTCCAGGTTATGGCTATGGCGTCGTTGCTGATAAGGGCGGCGCAATTAATGGAAAGAAGATTGACTTGTACTTTGAGACAGTTGAAGACGTGTATTCCCAGTGGGGTAAGAAAACAGTTGATGTGTATATTATCAAACACGGTGATGGTAATTTGACCGAAAAAACATTAAACAAATTGAATGAGAATGATGCTATGCAGGTATTCCGCAATCAGATTACCAAAAGCTAA
- a CDS encoding cation:proton antiporter regulatory subunit: protein MDISVSQLPGIGQKISLKTADEDMLVVIVHHTGKRELYFFDNADSDEADFAMDLTPDETREIAAQLLGATYQPVGIDKMRMFKRQIIIDYISLEENSSLANKTIEESDVRNKTGATIIGIVHGDDVTAIPETDTTLKPGDILMCVGKEEQIATLSKICKGEE from the coding sequence ATGGATATTTCGGTATCCCAGCTTCCTGGGATTGGTCAGAAAATATCATTAAAAACTGCAGATGAGGATATGCTGGTCGTGATTGTGCACCATACCGGTAAAAGGGAGTTATATTTCTTCGATAATGCTGACAGTGATGAGGCGGATTTTGCGATGGATCTTACGCCGGATGAAACAAGAGAGATTGCTGCCCAGCTCTTGGGTGCAACCTATCAGCCGGTCGGTATCGATAAAATGCGCATGTTTAAGCGTCAGATTATTATTGACTATATCTCATTGGAAGAGAATTCCTCACTTGCAAATAAAACAATTGAGGAATCTGATGTCCGTAACAAAACCGGTGCCACGATTATTGGTATTGTGCACGGTGATGATGTTACCGCAATACCTGAGACGGACACAACATTGAAACCTGGGGATATTTTAATGTGTGTTGGAAAAGAAGAACAAATTGCAACCCTGTCAAAAATTTGTAAGGGTGAGGAATGA
- the deoD gene encoding purine-nucleoside phosphorylase — translation MSVHIGASKGDIADKILLPGDPLRAKFIAETFMEDVTQYNKVRGMYGYTGTYKGERISVQGTGMGVPSISIYVNELIQSYDVQKLIRVGTCGAIQKDVKVRDVILAQGATTDSQMNRMIFNGIDYAPIADFDLLKNAYDVGIEKGMNLRVGNVFTSDTFYRDNAKEVNELLAKYKVLAVEMETTALYTLAAKFDRQALSVLTVSDHILTGEETSAEERQTTFNEMMEIALDAAIK, via the coding sequence ATGAGTGTACACATTGGAGCAAGTAAAGGTGATATTGCTGATAAAATTCTTTTGCCGGGTGATCCGCTGAGGGCAAAATTTATTGCTGAAACGTTTATGGAAGACGTTACTCAATACAATAAAGTCCGTGGCATGTATGGATATACTGGTACATATAAAGGAGAACGCATTTCCGTTCAGGGAACCGGTATGGGTGTGCCATCCATTTCGATTTATGTTAATGAATTGATCCAAAGTTATGATGTGCAAAAATTAATCCGCGTCGGTACTTGTGGTGCCATTCAGAAAGACGTTAAAGTTCGTGACGTGATTCTGGCACAGGGGGCAACAACCGACTCACAAATGAACCGAATGATCTTCAACGGAATTGATTATGCACCAATAGCGGATTTTGATTTACTGAAAAACGCATATGATGTTGGTATTGAAAAAGGCATGAATCTAAGGGTCGGTAACGTCTTTACAAGTGATACGTTTTATCGTGACAATGCTAAGGAAGTTAACGAACTGCTGGCTAAATATAAAGTACTTGCAGTTGAAATGGAAACGACAGCATTATACACACTGGCTGCCAAGTTTGATCGTCAGGCATTGTCCGTGCTGACCGTTTCCGATCACATTCTTACCGGCGAAGAAACATCAGCTGAAGAACGCCAGACAACATTTAATGAAATGATGGAAATCGCACTTGATGCAGCAATAAAATAA
- a CDS encoding divergent PAP2 family protein, translated as MDLFTNFPLLAALSAIVFAQVIKIPIQLIVTKEFKPGLAFSTGGMPSSHSAAVTALTTGVGILEGVDSVMFAISTVFSVIIMFDASGVRRQAGEQAIVVNQLVKDFQYFMEGAKDWNRKEEYQKRKELKELLGHQPVEVFFGGLSGIAIAFLLYQLY; from the coding sequence ATGGATCTTTTTACAAATTTTCCATTATTGGCGGCATTATCAGCTATCGTTTTTGCGCAAGTTATTAAAATACCCATCCAGCTTATTGTTACAAAAGAATTTAAACCGGGGTTGGCCTTCAGCACTGGTGGCATGCCGAGCAGCCACTCAGCTGCGGTTACTGCACTTACTACAGGTGTCGGTATCCTTGAAGGTGTCGATTCCGTTATGTTTGCCATATCGACTGTTTTCAGTGTGATCATCATGTTTGATGCTTCAGGTGTGCGCAGGCAGGCTGGTGAACAGGCTATTGTCGTAAACCAATTAGTGAAGGACTTTCAATATTTTATGGAAGGCGCTAAAGATTGGAATAGAAAAGAAGAATATCAAAAGCGCAAGGAATTAAAAGAACTTCTCGGACATCAGCCGGTTGAAGTCTTTTTCGGAGGTTTATCCGGAATAGCAATAGCATTTTTACTTTATCAACTATACTAA
- a CDS encoding phosphocarrier protein HPr → MKEQTFTITADTGVHARPATLLVNKAGQFESEVEIAYNGKNVNLKSIMGVMSLGIPKGAEVTITATGGDEEEAIKGVTEVIKEHLGE, encoded by the coding sequence ATGAAAGAGCAAACATTTACAATTACAGCAGATACAGGTGTACATGCACGCCCTGCAACATTGTTGGTAAATAAGGCTGGACAATTTGAATCAGAGGTTGAGATTGCATATAATGGAAAAAATGTTAACCTTAAATCGATTATGGGTGTTATGTCTTTGGGCATCCCTAAAGGTGCAGAAGTTACCATTACTGCAACCGGCGGTGATGAGGAAGAGGCAATCAAAGGTGTAACAGAGGTTATAAAAGAACATTTAGGTGAATAA
- a CDS encoding DUF4129 domain-containing protein, which translates to MVNNNRISKYTQLFSESILFYFILIPVFALTQYPYPFWNYILFTVLSIILFEVSLIIAKNYVIYIPVIAVTAAFMYFIFDFPVPGIVLWLALMTWRNAHMNIYGPSDNQMTVLTLTIILLFLGVIFFNHPNLIWIAIVQVITIVVGYWFQLLTYDGMNNNQMRTNITLGTFGIVTLAVGGLVYGIYPLLSGLVGFTMAGVGVLFKNMVFGIVDIGDWLGIDLSFLMELVNEDAFEQVSNTYFENMENASELVPADSYTSDGTEVMNWWTISFAIVAVLLIAVFLYRKKFADVNLPEQHDSSGSTVSVTPLQGSTEIYNNSRKPSFFTRSNNPIRKKVLKFEQKAYDKGLGRKSSETIEDWFARLDINPGHLDLYQKVRYGDKELTQAEKEQCFELLDELMERIDNR; encoded by the coding sequence ATGGTTAATAATAATCGTATCAGCAAGTACACGCAATTATTTTCTGAATCGATTCTGTTTTACTTTATACTCATTCCGGTTTTTGCACTAACGCAGTACCCTTACCCGTTTTGGAATTATATACTGTTCACCGTGCTCAGTATAATTTTATTTGAAGTGAGTTTAATTATAGCAAAGAACTACGTCATTTACATACCTGTTATTGCTGTAACGGCAGCGTTCATGTATTTTATTTTTGACTTTCCGGTTCCCGGCATTGTATTATGGCTTGCATTAATGACCTGGCGAAACGCTCATATGAATATATACGGTCCATCTGATAACCAAATGACGGTACTGACTTTGACTATTATACTTCTGTTTCTTGGCGTTATTTTTTTCAACCATCCAAACCTGATTTGGATAGCTATCGTTCAAGTTATTACCATTGTTGTTGGTTATTGGTTCCAACTGCTGACTTATGATGGGATGAACAATAACCAGATGCGAACAAACATAACTCTGGGTACGTTTGGTATAGTGACTTTAGCTGTCGGAGGGCTTGTTTATGGGATTTATCCACTCCTCTCCGGACTTGTTGGATTTACTATGGCAGGAGTTGGCGTGCTGTTTAAAAATATGGTGTTTGGTATTGTCGATATTGGCGACTGGTTGGGAATTGATTTGAGCTTTTTAATGGAATTGGTTAACGAGGATGCATTTGAACAAGTATCCAACACCTATTTTGAAAACATGGAAAACGCAAGTGAACTGGTTCCCGCAGACAGCTACACTTCAGACGGCACTGAAGTTATGAATTGGTGGACAATATCTTTTGCTATAGTAGCAGTCTTACTTATTGCAGTATTTCTTTATCGGAAAAAATTTGCTGATGTGAATTTACCCGAGCAGCACGACAGCAGCGGCAGCACTGTTTCAGTTACTCCTCTTCAAGGTTCAACAGAAATATATAATAATTCCAGAAAGCCATCGTTTTTCACAAGGTCCAATAACCCCATTCGAAAAAAAGTACTTAAATTCGAACAGAAGGCTTACGATAAGGGACTGGGGAGAAAATCGTCAGAAACAATTGAGGACTGGTTCGCCCGTTTGGATATCAATCCAGGTCATCTTGATTTATATCAGAAAGTCAGGTATGGGGATAAGGAATTAACTCAAGCAGAAAAAGAACAATGCTTTGAATTACTGGATGAATTGATGGAACGAATAGATAATCGGTAA
- a CDS encoding cation:proton antiporter, whose product MFNDIPELLGAGFVLLGIFALGYIGFKTRFPNVILYILFGVSLAGLLSHNEILHFSSEVAIVLLFFLLGVEFNTKRLGGIAKKIWSSGLLDVVLSLGVSTVVALGFGMDWFTAFLIGGVTYATSSSITAKLLDDKGRMANAETEYILGILIFEDLVAPIVVAVLIALSSGDAFTGVDFAILLGKIIGMALLAIILGQTLFKRFEKFLVRIEDEDFKIVLLVGIAVAYGGLALFLGLSEVLGAFLAGVMLAEIGKIERIESTITPVRDLLLPTFFVYFGTTISLGEGIPMPILLVVLILWSVIAKLLVGIVGGKLYGLTKRVSLRAGLSLCARGEFSVVIAGVAAGSIKIFSGVYIVIAAFAGMVLFNYAPKITRKIYGVPEKKKKNLKVPSV is encoded by the coding sequence TTGTTCAATGACATACCTGAATTACTTGGAGCAGGTTTCGTTTTATTAGGAATTTTTGCACTGGGATATATTGGATTTAAAACAAGGTTTCCAAACGTAATATTATATATTTTATTTGGCGTTTCTTTGGCTGGACTGCTGAGCCATAATGAAATATTGCACTTCTCCAGTGAGGTAGCAATTGTATTGTTATTCTTTTTACTGGGAGTGGAATTCAATACAAAACGACTCGGAGGAATTGCCAAAAAAATATGGAGTTCGGGTCTTTTGGATGTTGTACTCAGCCTTGGCGTATCAACAGTAGTTGCACTCGGTTTTGGCATGGACTGGTTTACTGCATTTTTAATTGGCGGTGTTACATACGCGACCAGTTCATCGATAACAGCGAAATTGCTGGATGACAAAGGCCGGATGGCGAACGCAGAGACAGAATATATACTGGGGATATTAATATTTGAAGACCTGGTTGCGCCAATTGTCGTAGCGGTGCTAATTGCTTTAAGCTCGGGTGATGCCTTTACTGGCGTGGATTTCGCTATCCTGCTGGGTAAAATAATTGGAATGGCATTGCTGGCGATTATTCTAGGCCAAACATTATTTAAGCGCTTTGAAAAATTTCTCGTGCGGATTGAAGATGAGGACTTTAAGATTGTTTTACTTGTTGGTATTGCCGTAGCATATGGAGGTCTTGCGCTGTTCTTAGGACTCTCCGAAGTACTCGGTGCATTCCTGGCAGGCGTAATGCTGGCGGAAATTGGTAAAATTGAACGGATTGAAAGTACGATAACGCCTGTCAGGGATTTATTGCTTCCAACATTTTTTGTCTATTTCGGGACAACCATAAGTTTGGGTGAAGGTATACCAATGCCGATATTGCTGGTGGTGCTGATTCTGTGGTCCGTTATCGCCAAATTATTGGTTGGGATTGTCGGCGGAAAATTATATGGATTAACCAAACGCGTATCATTACGGGCAGGCCTGTCGCTGTGTGCCCGGGGGGAGTTCTCGGTAGTAATTGCCGGTGTTGCAGCCGGATCGATCAAGATATTCAGTGGTGTCTATATTGTCATCGCTGCATTTGCCGGGATGGTTTTGTTCAATTACGCACCAAAAATAACAAGAAAAATATACGGTGTACCGGAGAAAAAGAAGAAAAACCTGAAGGTACCTTCTGTATAA